The genome window CAAGTTCTACAAAATTTGCTAAATTTTCCTCATCCTCAATAATTAAAATTCGACTCATTAATAACTCACCTACTATAATAATCTTTTTTTACTTGTTATACGTATTAATAAAACACAATAATTTTATCACAATTTTTTAATAAACCCCAGTATTCTCTGTACTAAAAATCTCGATTTATCAAGGAATTAGATTATATCATTTTTTACTTATAAATTCTTAGAAAATTTTAAAATAAAAAAACTATCCTAGGTCCGGCGCCTAAAGGATAGCTTTTATATTAATTAGTTGTTAGTGTTAACAACTTGCTTGCCGTCGTAGTAACCACAACTTGGGCATACCATGTGGGACTTGCGAAGTTCACCACAGTTTGGGCAAGGAGTAAGGCCAGGTACATTTAACTTGATGTGACCCCGACGCATACGCTTCTTAGTCTTTGAAGTCTTCCGTGCTGGAACAGCCATGTTTGACACCTCCTAAGAAATTAGAATTATCCACAAATGGTTTTTAACCGTCCGCTATTTTTTGTTATCCTGATCAGGAAAAAGGTTTTGCAACTTAGCGAGACGTGGATCAACTTTGTCATCTTTCTGCTGCTGGGCCTTGTAGTCATCTTCAGAGATAACACTCCAACCTTTTCCATTTGGCATTGGTTTGCCAGACTTTTCTTCGGCAGAAAGAACCCGTAGTGGTACCTGTTCAACGATATTTTCCGCTAATGCAGTATCAAAATCAATTGAATCACCCTTTTTAATCAGGAAAACAACCTCATCTTCATCCTCATAGCGGGCAAAGTGTGAACGATCATCGATATACGTCTCTGAGAACGTAAAATCGAGCGGTAATTGAACGGGTGTTAACGAGCGACTAGATGGAACGGTTAACGTCGTTGTAACATGAGCGCTAATCGTTGCATCACCATCGTCATAAGTAACGTAACCATCAACTTTAACTGGTTGAACAGCTAAAATAATATCTGGAAACAGCTTCGTTAATGATGCGTTCAGATCAAAAGTACTTTGAATATGAAGTGGTTCATCTTGGTAACGATGTAATTCAGCTAACGACCATTTCAACGTACTAACCTCCTAATGCAACATGTGCAATTATACTAGTCCCCTTATACGTTGTCAATGTTTTTTCCTTGACAACCTTTTAGGGAACCAAATCTACTTAGAATATTTTACCAAACTTTAT of Limosilactobacillus reuteri subsp. reuteri contains these proteins:
- the rpmF gene encoding 50S ribosomal protein L32, yielding MAVPARKTSKTKKRMRRGHIKLNVPGLTPCPNCGELRKSHMVCPSCGYYDGKQVVNTNN
- a CDS encoding DUF177 domain-containing protein; this translates as MKWSLAELHRYQDEPLHIQSTFDLNASLTKLFPDIILAVQPVKVDGYVTYDDGDATISAHVTTTLTVPSSRSLTPVQLPLDFTFSETYIDDRSHFARYEDEDEVVFLIKKGDSIDFDTALAENIVEQVPLRVLSAEEKSGKPMPNGKGWSVISEDDYKAQQQKDDKVDPRLAKLQNLFPDQDNKK